The DNA sequence AAACATGCCCTTTATACCTTAAAATTAAAGCGGATTAAGTGAGCCTTTCTAGGGTCGGCGATAACTACTAGATGAAATAAACTTGAATTTTCACAATAGACTTTTAAGTGTGTAATGCTTTGTATGTAAAAGGCTTATATACTATATGCGTAACTAAATCTTTCAGATGTGGCTGGGATAATCTTATGGTGAACATTCTCATAATTTATGATTCAAAGACTGGGAACACTGAGAAGGCAGCTCTTTTGATTGCTGAGGGCGTTAGAATGGTTAATGGTGTAAAGTGTGTGGTTAAGAGAGCTGATGATACAACATTAGATGATTTGTTAGGTGCCGACGGAATAATTGTTGGTTCACCCACATATTATGGTGGAATGAGTGCTAAGATAAAAAGTTTGATCGACAAAAGTGTTGAAATACATGGCAAGCTTGATGGAAAGGTTGGAGCTGCCTTTACAACATCTGGTGGAACAGCGACTGGCGCTGAAACAACGCTACTCTCCATACTTAAGGCCCTATTAATACATGGTATGATAATTAAGGGGAATCCGGAGGACAAACATTATGGGTTAGCAATAGTCGGCGCGCCAGAGAGCGAGGAAGATAAAGAGGAATGCAGGAAATTTGGATTTATGATTGCAGATTTAACTAAGAAGATTTCTAAAATCAAAACAGAATAAAAGATACAGTAATTCATAAAATTTTTATATTCTTGATTTGCCTCATCTTCTCAGTGAAGGATAAATGGTAATTTAGGATGAAGGCCATTATATTAGCTGCTGGTGAGGGGCAGAGGCTTAGACCCCTAACTTTTACCCGCCCAAAACATATGATACCGATAGGAGGAAAACCGATTTTAGAGCACCTTATAAAGACTCTTAAAGGCGCTGGAATAGAAGAATTTTTAGTAGTTGTCAATTATAAGGCTGAAGTGATAGAGAGATATTTTGGCGACGGCTCCAGATATGGAGTTAAGATAGAATATATATTTCAAAAAAGATTGCTTGGAACTGCGGATGCTATATCTTCGGCTGAAAAACATGTTAATGAAGACTTTTTAGCTATCAACGGCGACTTACTTACATCAATTGATGCAATAAAGTCTCTCATCGAAGCCCATAAGAGAGCCAATTCCATCGCAACTTTAGCTGCTGTTAAAGTTGAGCAGGCAAGCCAATACGGCGTTTTGAAGATAGAGAGTGGACAGCTAGTTGACATAGTTGAGAAGCCATCTTTAGTAAGCCCTTTAGGCGAGTTAGTGAACGCGGGAATCTACATGTTTTCAACGGAAATCTTCGATTTCATAAAGCTGACAGAGCAGTCCCAGAGAGGAGAGTTGGAAATAACGGACTCTATCCGCCTAATTATTAAGGGTGGAAAGAGAGTTACTGTCGCTGAGATTCCCAGTGATAGATGGCTTGACATTGGGAGACCTTGGGATTTATTAGATGCAAACGCACGCGTGCTTAAATCAATTAAACCTGAAAACCATGGGGATATTGAGGATGGAGCCCATATTAAGGGACCAGTATTTATAGGTGAAAACACCATAATTCGCTCAGGTTCCTACATTGAGGGGCCAGTATTTATAGGTGAGGGAAGCGATATCGGTCCAAACTGCCATATACGCCCCTATACGAGCATAGGTAAGAACGTTAGGATTGGAAATGCTTGTGAAATTAAGAATAGCATATTAATGAATAATGTACATGTTGGGCATCTTTCATATATTGGCGATAGTATAATAGGAGAGGGATGCAATTTAGGGGCTGGATCAATATCAGCTAACCTCCGTTTTGACAAGAGAACTGTAAAAATGAGGATTAAAGGAGAAATAGTTGACACAGGTAGGGTGAAGCTAGGTGTTATTATGGGGGATAATGTTATGACAGGTGTAGGCGCCCTCTTCATGCCCGGTGTAACTATTGGCTGTAACAGCTGGGTTGGGCCAAACATAGTTGTTTATGAGGATGTTCCACCAAACACGATCCTCCTACTAGAGCAACAGATTAAGCGTAAAGGTTTTCAATATTAATGGAATTAAAATAATAAGTAATAAAAGTAAAAAGACAACTATACAGTTAGGGAGCAGGGTCATGTCAACGGCTGAGAGAAGGTTTATTATAGAGATCTCTTCGCTTATTGATAAAAACGTTAGTGTTATAACCGTTGATGGAAAGACTTATACCGGAACATTAGTTGGAATAGATCCGGGAAGCTTAAGCTTATGTATCTCAGATGCTAAGGATTCAAAGGGGCAGGTTATACCGAAGATCGTAATTAGTGGAAGTAGAGTTGCTGAAATTTTATCCGTTGAGAAGGCGTTTGATCTTAAAGGTTTAGCGGAAAGATTAGAGAGAGTATTTCCGAAAATGGTCAAGCTGTATGAAAAAGAGGGCTTTATATGGGTTATGGACAGAATTAAGGTAACACAGGACGGTGTAGTTGAAGGAACAGGTCCAGCCGCTGAAAGAGTCCAGAAAGTATACCAACAGTTTGTGCAGGAAACTAGAGGTGAATGAAGAACCCGGGGATCATTCTTTAAACCGTTAACTTAGCATAAAGCATCTATCATTATTTATTCTAATTTTTGTAAAAAAGAGAATTTTGGAAATCCTAAACTAGCCATGTAGGTCTATCCTTCTTCTCTCTTCCTTTGAATAAAGCCCCAAAATCAAATGGTGAAAGAACACTTATTAAATTTCTTAGGTCAACTAAATCACTCAAATCAATCTCAATATTTAATATTTTGGAAAGAGCCTTAAGGAGCTCGCTAGCCGCCTCTTTATCCGGATACTCGCCATGAGTTTCGGAGAGCAGACAGAGACCTCTAATACCACGCAACCTACACATTCCAACTAAGAGACCAGCAACGCCAAAAATCTGTATAGGTAGAACTTCCGCGCCGAGATCTCTGGCAATCCTCGCTGTCTCATTATCTGAGGCAGCGAAGTAAAGTTTTGGTTTAATAGTAGGTCTTCCCGGTCTATAGCCCCCAAGCGTTATAATAAACCTGCAACTGAACTCTTCCGCAATATCAAGTATGCGCCCACAAAGCTCATACTGTCCTCGGGATGTAAGTGCTTGAGTATTACCATACAGGAGTATAAGATCCCGTTTACCCATCTCACTTCCCTTATAATAATAAAGCTGATTATATGGAAACTTAAGGGAACCATTCGCATCAGTGACAGCTACATCTTGGAAGTATGAGGATTTAATCTCACAGAAGATTTTAGCATTTAGCTTTTTTATGAGGTAGGCAACCGCTATATTTGCGACAAGACCTATACCCGGGAGACCCTCTATTAAGACAGGATTATTTAAATCTGGCTTCTCATAAATTTTAATTTTGCATACCAATACCTACACCTTCCCATTTATATTTGGATATTGGCATAATTAAGATTTCATGGCTGGTGCACAACATATATGATAGAGTTTGAAGTTCGGGACAGAGATCTCCTAGCAAGGATCGGTAGACTAAAGACAAGAAATGGAATAATTGAGACACCAATATTCTTACCGGTTATAAATCCAGTTAAGGATGTTGTAGCACCAAAAATCTTATGGGAAGACTTTGGCTGTAAAGCGCTAATAACTAATGCATATATTACGAGAAAGCATTTTAGTAAGGAGGCTGAGGAAAAAGGAATTCATAACATACTTGGTTTTCCAGGCGTTATTATGACTGATTCAGGAGCCTATCAGATTCTTGCCTATGGAAGCATAGATGTAACCAATGAGGAAATCATAAGATATCAGGAGAATATAGGCTCTAATATTGCAACAATTCTTGATGTACCAACGGGCTGGAATGTTTCATTAGAATATGCAAAATATACCGTTGAAGAGACTCTAAGAAGAGCTAGAGAGCTAGAGAGACTGAAGAGCCGGGCTGATATAGCGTGGGTCGGACCCATTCAGGGAGGATGTTATATTGATCTTGTGGCCACTTCAGCTATGGAAATGGGGAAACTATCCTTCGATATATATGCTCTAGGCAGCCCCACGCCAGTTATGGAACAATATCTGTTCACCACGCTGGTTGATATGATCTTTGCAGCCAAAATGAATATACCAGTAAATCATCCCTTTCATCTTTTTGGAGCTGGACACCCATTTATGTTCTCTTTAATTGTTGCCTTAGGATGCGATCTCTTTGATTCGGCAGCCTACTCAATTTTCGCGAGGGAAAATCGATATTTAACTGAGTATGGAACAATGCGCCTTGAAGACCTTAAATATCTGCCATGCTCATGTCCCATCTGCACGAAGCGTGATGTAAAAGATTTTATAGAGATGCCCCATGATGAGAGGGAAAAAGAGCTTAGTAAACATAACTTGTATGTCTGCTTTACTGAAATTAGGAGAATTAAGCAGGCAATATCTGAAGGCAGATTATGGGAGTATATGGAGATGAGAGTCAATAGTCATCCATCGCTTCTTCAAGCACTAAAAAGATTACATAAATATAGTAAATATATTGAGGTGAGTAGCCCAAGCGTTAAGAAAAAGGGTTTATTCTTTTTTAGCTCTATTGATTTAGCAAGACCTGAAGTGATACGTTATGCTGAGAGATTGAAAGAGAGGTATACGCCACCAAAATGGGCCAAAGTCTTACTTCTAATCCCAGACGATGAATCAAAGAGTAATCGTAAGCGTAAACGTCTCAAAAAAATCGCTTCTATGGTACATAAAAGGTTTAATTTAGACTTAGATTCTATTCACCTATGCTTTTATTCGCTACCCTTTGGGGTTATACCCATCGAACTCTCTGAGACTTATCCATTATATCAATATGAGTATGCGTATCCACCGGACAGCGATATTAAAGAGTATACTATTGAGAGAATTATAGAATACGTCAGCAACACAGCTTACACAACCATAATAATTTCATTTGAGGAGAACGCATGGAGTGAGAATCTGGCGGATCTCCTCATTAAAAAATTATCCGAGTGTAAAATTAGAGTTGAAATTTTAACTCTAAGCATATAGATTAACAATATTCCTCTGATTATTGAAATTGAAAAAGTTAATATTTATGGGCTAAATAATTAATAGGGTTAAAAGAGGGAAGTCTGAGTATTTAATGGTGGACGATTCGTTGGAGATTAAATTTTTAGGAGGAGCAAGAGAGGTTGGTAGGAACGCCATAGCCATAAAAACCAGTAAGACACAGATTCTACTTGACTATGGTGTTATGCTCAATCATACTCCTGGTTTTCCAATGCATATTCCACCAAGAGAAATTGATGCAATAATAGCGACACATAGTCATTTAGACCATTCAGGCGCGATACCAATATTTCATATAAGCGAATTGAAGCCAGTTTATGGAACAAGCCTAAACTTAGAATTAACAAGTCTACTGATAAAAGACTTTATTCATCTATCAGGTTATTATCTACCCTTCGAGTATATAGAACTTAATTCAATGATTAGAAGCCACATAAATGTTGGTTATAGGGAGGAAGTTAGGATAGGTGACATAAAATTTGAACTACTTAACTCTGGGCACCTTCCCGGCGGAGCATCAGTACTGCTTGAAAACGAGGGGAAAAGCCTACTCTATACAAGTGACTTTAACACTATAGAGACTAAACTTCTACCAGGTGCCGACTTAAACTATGGAGAACTTGATGCTGTTATAATTGAGAGCACGTATGCCGATGAGGATCATACTGAACGCAAAATCCTTGAGGAAAAATTCATTGAAGAAACCACCAATGTTGTAGAGTCAGGCGGCACTGTTCTTATCCCAGCGTTTAGCGTAGGGCGGGCGCAAGAAATAATCTGCATCTTAGCAGCCCATCACTTTGAATACCCGGTTGTAATCGATGGAATGGCAAGAGAAGCTAGTAGAATACTAATGAAGCACCAAGAATTTATTAAAGACCCAAAATTATTCATGGACGCCATTCATATGGTCGGCTGGGTTGAGGATTGGAGAGAGAGGAAGAGAATATCTAAGAAGCCTGGTGTCATAGTGGCACCAGCTGGAATGCTTAAGGGAGGCCCAGCAACCTATTATATCCAAATTGTTGGGAAAAAGTCTAGAAATGCGATTTTCCTCGTTGGATATCAGATTCCTGGAACACCTGGCCGAGAGTTATTGGAAACGGGCAGATGTGTTATAGATGGGAAGATGCGTAAGATAAAGGCTAAGATAGGTTTCTTCGACTTCTCATCTCATTGTGGAGCTAAAGAGCTAAAGGAGACCATTAAAATGTTAAAGGGGGAGCCTATTGTATTTACGATTCATGGAGCTAATGGAAATTGTCAGAGACTTGCCAGGTGGATTAAAGAGGAAGCTGGCCTAGAGGCTAAAGCTCCGAATCCCGGAG is a window from the Candidatus Bathyarchaeia archaeon genome containing:
- a CDS encoding NAD(P)H-dependent oxidoreductase; this translates as MVNILIIYDSKTGNTEKAALLIAEGVRMVNGVKCVVKRADDTTLDDLLGADGIIVGSPTYYGGMSAKIKSLIDKSVEIHGKLDGKVGAAFTTSGGTATGAETTLLSILKALLIHGMIIKGNPEDKHYGLAIVGAPESEEDKEECRKFGFMIADLTKKISKIKTE
- a CDS encoding sugar phosphate nucleotidyltransferase: MKAIILAAGEGQRLRPLTFTRPKHMIPIGGKPILEHLIKTLKGAGIEEFLVVVNYKAEVIERYFGDGSRYGVKIEYIFQKRLLGTADAISSAEKHVNEDFLAINGDLLTSIDAIKSLIEAHKRANSIATLAAVKVEQASQYGVLKIESGQLVDIVEKPSLVSPLGELVNAGIYMFSTEIFDFIKLTEQSQRGELEITDSIRLIIKGGKRVTVAEIPSDRWLDIGRPWDLLDANARVLKSIKPENHGDIEDGAHIKGPVFIGENTIIRSGSYIEGPVFIGEGSDIGPNCHIRPYTSIGKNVRIGNACEIKNSILMNNVHVGHLSYIGDSIIGEGCNLGAGSISANLRFDKRTVKMRIKGEIVDTGRVKLGVIMGDNVMTGVGALFMPGVTIGCNSWVGPNIVVYEDVPPNTILLLEQQIKRKGFQY
- a CDS encoding Lsm family RNA-binding protein, whose amino-acid sequence is MSTAERRFIIEISSLIDKNVSVITVDGKTYTGTLVGIDPGSLSLCISDAKDSKGQVIPKIVISGSRVAEILSVEKAFDLKGLAERLERVFPKMVKLYEKEGFIWVMDRIKVTQDGVVEGTGPAAERVQKVYQQFVQETRGE
- a CDS encoding PAC2 family protein → MVCKIKIYEKPDLNNPVLIEGLPGIGLVANIAVAYLIKKLNAKIFCEIKSSYFQDVAVTDANGSLKFPYNQLYYYKGSEMGKRDLILLYGNTQALTSRGQYELCGRILDIAEEFSCRFIITLGGYRPGRPTIKPKLYFAASDNETARIARDLGAEVLPIQIFGVAGLLVGMCRLRGIRGLCLLSETHGEYPDKEAASELLKALSKILNIEIDLSDLVDLRNLISVLSPFDFGALFKGREKKDRPTWLV
- the tgtA gene encoding tRNA guanosine(15) transglycosylase TgtA translates to MIEFEVRDRDLLARIGRLKTRNGIIETPIFLPVINPVKDVVAPKILWEDFGCKALITNAYITRKHFSKEAEEKGIHNILGFPGVIMTDSGAYQILAYGSIDVTNEEIIRYQENIGSNIATILDVPTGWNVSLEYAKYTVEETLRRARELERLKSRADIAWVGPIQGGCYIDLVATSAMEMGKLSFDIYALGSPTPVMEQYLFTTLVDMIFAAKMNIPVNHPFHLFGAGHPFMFSLIVALGCDLFDSAAYSIFARENRYLTEYGTMRLEDLKYLPCSCPICTKRDVKDFIEMPHDEREKELSKHNLYVCFTEIRRIKQAISEGRLWEYMEMRVNSHPSLLQALKRLHKYSKYIEVSSPSVKKKGLFFFSSIDLARPEVIRYAERLKERYTPPKWAKVLLLIPDDESKSNRKRKRLKKIASMVHKRFNLDLDSIHLCFYSLPFGVIPIELSETYPLYQYEYAYPPDSDIKEYTIERIIEYVSNTAYTTIIISFEENAWSENLADLLIKKLSECKIRVEILTLSI
- a CDS encoding MBL fold metallo-hydrolase, producing the protein MEIKFLGGAREVGRNAIAIKTSKTQILLDYGVMLNHTPGFPMHIPPREIDAIIATHSHLDHSGAIPIFHISELKPVYGTSLNLELTSLLIKDFIHLSGYYLPFEYIELNSMIRSHINVGYREEVRIGDIKFELLNSGHLPGGASVLLENEGKSLLYTSDFNTIETKLLPGADLNYGELDAVIIESTYADEDHTERKILEEKFIEETTNVVESGGTVLIPAFSVGRAQEIICILAAHHFEYPVVIDGMAREASRILMKHQEFIKDPKLFMDAIHMVGWVEDWRERKRISKKPGVIVAPAGMLKGGPATYYIQIVGKKSRNAIFLVGYQIPGTPGRELLETGRCVIDGKMRKIKAKIGFFDFSSHCGAKELKETIKMLKGEPIVFTIHGANGNCQRLARWIKEEAGLEAKAPNPGETFTI